Proteins encoded in a region of the Deltaproteobacteria bacterium genome:
- a CDS encoding MBL fold metallo-hydrolase, which translates to MKVKFWGTRGSIAAPGKDTIIYGGNTCCLEITLESGRRIIIDAGTGMRPLGEHFIAKRETVDILLLMTHIHWDHVQGFPFFEPIFNPSSRIAVDGFPAGMKGLRVIFDNKMGDGFFPVSFEDLKARIDYIGELSRGPVTIDDTRIDAIPLNHPQGALGYRFQEGKKKLVFITDNELVTDGPAGKEMDDYVRFCKEADVLIHDAQFTPEEIDRHRGWGHSDSASTVDLALKARTQRLILFHHAPARKDADLSAVVEECRHTAMDGNHDIVIDAAKEGSEFTL; encoded by the coding sequence ATGAAAGTCAAATTTTGGGGGACGAGGGGCTCCATTGCAGCTCCGGGAAAAGATACCATCATATATGGCGGCAATACCTGCTGTCTCGAGATTACTCTTGAATCGGGTCGAAGGATCATCATTGATGCAGGGACCGGAATGCGGCCCCTGGGGGAACACTTTATTGCGAAGAGAGAAACCGTCGACATCCTCCTTCTGATGACACATATTCATTGGGATCATGTGCAGGGATTCCCATTCTTCGAGCCGATTTTCAACCCCTCCTCCAGAATCGCAGTGGATGGGTTTCCTGCCGGGATGAAAGGGCTCAGGGTGATTTTCGACAACAAGATGGGCGATGGGTTTTTCCCCGTCAGCTTCGAGGACCTCAAGGCCCGGATCGACTATATTGGGGAATTGAGCCGCGGCCCCGTTACCATAGACGATACACGCATCGATGCCATTCCCCTGAACCATCCCCAGGGCGCCCTCGGCTACCGCTTTCAAGAGGGAAAAAAGAAACTGGTATTCATAACGGACAACGAATTGGTAACAGATGGCCCGGCGGGAAAAGAGATGGATGATTATGTCCGGTTCTGCAAAGAAGCGGATGTTCTGATTCACGATGCCCAATTTACGCCTGAAGAAATCGACCGTCACCGGGGTTGGGGCCATTCAGACAGCGCCTCTACAGTGGATCTGGCCTTGAAGGCCCGCACACAACGACTCATTCTCTTTCATCATGCACCTGCCAGAAAAGATGCGGATCTATCGGCCGTCGTTGAAGAATGCCGCCATACCGCGATGGACGGCAACCACGACATCGTCATTGATGCGGCTAAAGAGGGAAGCGAGTTCACGCTTTGA
- a CDS encoding 2-hydroxyacyl-CoA dehydratase, producing the protein MSLAKRVRYHFMKDVGAPAVMRLSAAGKKKGHKRSKPGFGPGLNCATRLKEIMTRHYFLSRYAEGAKPVAWVTSGAPVEILRPFGFYTIYPENHGALCGAQRLGPELCAEAEARGYHQDLCSYARIDLGHFLSGKTPVGRLPRPDLLFASNNICQTVVYWYRVLAHQLKIPLLLFDTPYNFEDIAEMDVVYMVQQLEEMIPVLEQVSGRRFDHRKFQEMIRIARDSSFAWGEVLATMKTHPAPMTIFDAFIHLAPIVSLRGLPVALDYYNILLEELRERIEKGIGAIQNERKRLMWDNIAIWYKVREFSNLFADRGMNFVTATYTNAWAETTSLMDADRPFESMARTYSLVVLNNNLDHRLRLMERLVKEYDVDGLVIHSAKSCKPYSVGQYDLKRLLMDRLQIPSVIVDADITDFRAYSEEQTNTRLEAFFETLEG; encoded by the coding sequence ATGTCGCTTGCCAAGCGTGTCCGTTACCATTTTATGAAAGATGTCGGGGCCCCCGCTGTCATGCGTCTTTCCGCCGCCGGAAAAAAGAAAGGCCATAAAAGGTCCAAACCCGGTTTCGGTCCCGGGCTCAATTGTGCCACCCGGCTGAAGGAGATCATGACCCGCCACTACTTTCTCTCCCGCTACGCGGAAGGGGCAAAGCCGGTGGCCTGGGTCACCAGCGGCGCGCCCGTGGAAATCCTGAGACCCTTTGGATTTTATACCATCTATCCTGAGAATCACGGCGCCCTCTGCGGGGCACAGAGGCTTGGACCGGAGCTTTGTGCAGAGGCGGAGGCGCGTGGCTACCACCAGGATCTTTGCTCCTATGCCCGCATTGACCTGGGTCATTTCCTTTCGGGCAAGACGCCGGTCGGCAGGTTGCCCAGGCCCGACCTCCTCTTTGCTTCCAACAACATCTGCCAGACCGTTGTTTACTGGTACCGGGTCCTGGCCCATCAATTGAAAATCCCCCTCCTCCTTTTTGACACCCCTTATAATTTTGAAGATATTGCTGAGATGGATGTGGTCTATATGGTGCAACAGTTGGAGGAGATGATTCCGGTCCTGGAACAGGTATCGGGGCGCCGCTTTGACCATCGCAAATTTCAGGAGATGATTCGTATCGCGAGGGATTCATCGTTTGCCTGGGGCGAGGTCCTTGCCACCATGAAGACACACCCTGCGCCGATGACCATCTTTGATGCCTTTATCCATCTGGCGCCGATCGTCTCCCTTAGAGGACTTCCGGTGGCCCTGGACTACTACAATATACTACTGGAAGAACTGCGGGAAAGGATTGAGAAGGGGATCGGGGCCATTCAAAATGAGCGAAAGCGATTGATGTGGGACAACATCGCCATATGGTACAAAGTCCGCGAGTTTTCAAACCTGTTCGCCGATCGGGGGATGAACTTCGTTACGGCCACCTACACCAATGCCTGGGCGGAAACGACTTCCCTCATGGATGCAGATCGTCCGTTTGAATCCATGGCCAGGACTTACAGCCTTGTAGTGCTCAATAACAATCTGGACCACCGTCTGCGGCTGATGGAAAGACTCGTCAAGGAGTATGATGTGGACGGACTGGTCATCCATTCGGCCAAAAGCTGCAAACCCTATTCCGTAGGACAGTACGACCTCAAACGGCTGCTGATGGATCGCCTGCAAATACCTTCAGTGATCGTTGATGCGGATATCACCGATTTTCGGGCGTATTCCGAAGAACAGACGAACACGCGTCTGGAGGCCTTTTTCGAAACCCTGGAAGGATGA
- a CDS encoding sigma 54-interacting transcriptional regulator: protein MASPERFEAVIQSISDGVFTVDRHWRITCFNRAAEKITGVPRSEAMGGKCHEVLDSNICRSACPIQYTIETGRPVVDLTATFTSRNGKQIPVSVSTALFKDNEGELIGGVETFRDLRRVEALRKKIKRSYSFEDIISKNKKIREILDVLPTVAINESSVLITGETGTGKELFARALHNLSGRSGKAFIAVNCGGFPETLIESELFGYEAGAFTGAVRAKPGRFRLAEGGTLFLDEIGELPYPLQVKLLRVLQEKTYEPLGSIHPRKADVRIIAATNRNLEGMVAEGTFRQDLFYRVNVIKLQIPPLRDRMEDVPLLIDHFIKHFSALHNKDVVGISPRAMKLLMSHDYPGNIRELDNIIEHGCVLCQAGFIRTENLPDWIRQPTENPDPGGSLKEVERQFLLSVLKKNEWNRLATAHHLKIHKTTLFRKIKKLGIELPEQDGRSSRNSRSRISASE, encoded by the coding sequence ATGGCATCGCCGGAACGTTTTGAGGCTGTGATCCAAAGTATTAGCGATGGGGTCTTTACGGTTGACAGGCATTGGCGGATTACCTGCTTCAACCGGGCTGCCGAGAAAATCACCGGTGTGCCAAGGTCCGAAGCCATGGGAGGAAAGTGCCATGAGGTTCTCGATTCCAATATTTGCAGGAGTGCCTGCCCCATCCAATATACCATTGAAACGGGCCGTCCGGTGGTGGATCTGACGGCAACCTTTACCAGCAGAAATGGTAAACAGATTCCTGTGAGCGTATCTACGGCCCTATTTAAGGATAACGAGGGCGAACTCATCGGAGGCGTCGAAACGTTTCGGGACCTTCGGCGGGTTGAGGCCTTGCGCAAAAAGATTAAAAGGAGCTATTCTTTTGAGGATATTATCAGTAAAAACAAAAAAATCAGGGAGATCCTGGATGTCCTCCCAACGGTTGCCATCAACGAAAGCAGCGTGTTGATCACAGGAGAAACCGGGACAGGCAAGGAGCTGTTCGCCAGGGCGCTTCATAACTTGAGCGGGCGTTCCGGAAAGGCATTTATCGCAGTCAATTGCGGCGGTTTCCCTGAGACCCTGATTGAATCAGAACTGTTCGGCTATGAAGCGGGGGCCTTTACGGGCGCTGTCAGGGCCAAGCCGGGGCGTTTTCGATTAGCAGAGGGAGGGACTCTTTTCCTCGACGAAATTGGTGAATTGCCTTATCCCTTGCAGGTCAAACTTCTGAGAGTGCTCCAGGAAAAGACCTATGAGCCGCTTGGGAGCATACACCCCCGGAAGGCGGATGTCCGGATAATTGCAGCGACCAACCGCAACTTAGAGGGAATGGTGGCTGAGGGCACGTTTCGGCAGGATCTCTTTTATCGGGTCAATGTTATTAAGCTTCAAATCCCACCGCTCCGCGACCGTATGGAGGATGTGCCCCTGTTGATCGATCATTTTATCAAACATTTTTCGGCACTTCATAACAAGGATGTGGTCGGCATTTCTCCCCGGGCCATGAAACTTCTTATGAGCCATGACTATCCCGGGAACATACGGGAGCTGGACAACATCATCGAGCATGGTTGCGTCCTCTGCCAGGCCGGATTCATCAGGACGGAGAATCTGCCGGACTGGATACGTCAACCCACCGAAAATCCGGACCCCGGTGGAAGCCTAAAGGAGGTGGAAAGACAATTCCTCTTGTCGGTTCTGAAAAAGAATGAGTGGAACCGGCTGGCAACCGCCCATCATTTGAAAATTCACAAAACCACCCTGTTCCGCAAGATCAAAAAGCTGGGGATAGAGCTCCCCGAACAGGATGGCCGTTCCTCCAGAAACAGCAGGAGTCGCATATCCGCATCTGAATAA
- a CDS encoding DUF1638 domain-containing protein yields MTSISFADIAIVSCGTLSMELNHLRDEGFLDTSHLFLTTPGLHEDIRELERQLIARIQKAKEKADKVLVVYGGKFCYVNADEPTRTMRTIIAEQGPGVTRIEATHCMDMLASQADRDRIAQEVAGGEKVWWMTPGWVKFRHQVFKGWDKGLANENFPRHTGGAVVLDGIGYLDRYMNEQPEEFLEYCDWMGIPMQAYPLTLDRFKSLLLDQAKILLGA; encoded by the coding sequence ATGACTTCAATATCATTTGCTGATATTGCCATTGTATCATGCGGGACGTTGAGCATGGAACTGAACCACCTCAGAGACGAAGGCTTTCTGGATACGTCCCATCTTTTTTTGACCACCCCTGGACTTCACGAGGATATCCGTGAACTGGAGCGACAGCTGATCGCTCGGATCCAGAAGGCCAAGGAAAAGGCGGATAAGGTCCTTGTGGTGTACGGCGGCAAGTTCTGCTACGTGAATGCGGATGAGCCTACCCGGACCATGCGAACGATCATTGCCGAGCAGGGACCGGGGGTGACGCGGATCGAGGCGACCCATTGCATGGACATGCTCGCCAGCCAGGCGGATCGGGACAGGATCGCGCAGGAGGTGGCGGGCGGTGAAAAGGTCTGGTGGATGACGCCGGGATGGGTCAAGTTTCGTCATCAGGTCTTCAAGGGGTGGGACAAGGGACTTGCCAATGAGAATTTTCCCAGACACACGGGGGGGGCCGTGGTGCTGGACGGCATCGGATACCTGGACCGGTATATGAATGAGCAGCCGGAGGAATTCCTGGAATACTGCGATTGGATGGGAATCCCCATGCAGGCCTATCCGCTGACCCTGGACCGTTTCAAATCACTCCTGCTGGATCAGGCCAAAATTCTGCTGGGGGCTTAA
- a CDS encoding CDP-alcohol phosphatidyltransferase family protein: MYLGFVFALKTQRGKRHLCEHWYYHPNAICVWRVVIGLSGILLYFRTEQQFLGILLFTLSAVMDGVDGLLARNCDLVTPFGEEIDPLCDKLTYLPPMLFFAYAGRLDVVSVWILVAVEASGQFLFRYIIKRFTHFSVAANNFGKIKAVLCFALIIYCALLTDDIGLPKFANQILYLCIILSISSIVFKLIANRFYADILSLLNLCCGIIGIFFALQMRPVYAAIAILAGQIFDLFDGRMADKHGGTRFGPWLDDIADLVSFGGCPAFLILQKGNWSILAFAVGITYFVAVAFRLWRFIARDKQDATLSPGIFKGLPSPAGAMVSLGAVLFWDNVWIVWAVILLTSYLLVSSIRFVHFGRVILRHFPRIFVVIFGFVVVFTISFLIKVKDPKMLGALLLISFLIYTIMSIRLASRKSL, from the coding sequence ATGTACCTCGGTTTTGTCTTCGCCCTCAAGACTCAAAGGGGCAAGAGACACCTCTGTGAACATTGGTATTACCATCCAAACGCCATTTGCGTGTGGCGGGTAGTGATCGGGTTGTCAGGCATCCTCCTCTACTTCCGGACCGAGCAACAGTTTCTGGGCATTCTCCTCTTCACCCTCTCTGCAGTCATGGACGGCGTGGACGGTCTTCTCGCCAGAAACTGCGATCTGGTGACCCCTTTTGGAGAAGAAATCGATCCCCTCTGCGACAAGCTGACCTATCTCCCGCCCATGTTATTTTTTGCCTATGCAGGTCGTTTGGATGTCGTTTCGGTATGGATACTTGTGGCTGTGGAAGCCAGCGGACAATTTCTATTTCGATACATTATTAAGCGGTTTACTCATTTCTCCGTGGCGGCCAACAATTTCGGAAAGATCAAAGCGGTCCTCTGTTTCGCCTTGATCATCTACTGTGCATTGCTGACCGATGATATCGGCCTTCCCAAATTCGCAAATCAAATACTCTACCTCTGTATCATCCTTTCGATTTCGTCCATTGTCTTCAAGCTCATCGCCAACAGGTTTTATGCCGACATCCTGTCCCTCCTCAATCTATGCTGCGGCATCATTGGAATATTCTTCGCCCTTCAGATGCGTCCGGTTTATGCGGCGATCGCCATTTTGGCCGGCCAGATATTCGATCTTTTCGACGGGAGAATGGCCGACAAACACGGCGGCACCCGTTTTGGGCCGTGGCTGGACGATATCGCCGATCTGGTCAGTTTCGGAGGATGTCCTGCGTTTCTGATTCTCCAAAAAGGCAATTGGAGCATTTTGGCCTTTGCTGTCGGCATCACCTATTTTGTCGCAGTAGCTTTCAGGCTGTGGCGGTTTATTGCCCGTGACAAGCAGGATGCTACGCTGAGCCCGGGAATTTTCAAAGGATTGCCCAGTCCTGCCGGCGCCATGGTCTCTCTGGGGGCCGTTCTATTCTGGGATAATGTATGGATTGTATGGGCCGTGATTCTGCTGACCTCTTATCTGCTGGTAAGCAGTATCCGATTCGTCCATTTCGGAAGGGTCATATTGCGCCACTTTCCCAGGATCTTCGTGGTTATTTTCGGTTTTGTCGTCGTCTTTACCATCTCATTTCTGATAAAGGTAAAGGATCCCAAGATGCTCGGGGCACTTCTGCTTATTTCATTTCTGATCTATACCATTATGAGCATACGCCTGGCATCCCGAAAAAGTCTGTAA
- the cobU gene encoding bifunctional adenosylcobinamide kinase/adenosylcobinamide-phosphate guanylyltransferase: MDPSTDKEIILVLGGARSGKSSWALRYAEETYASCLFVATAQVEDDEMAERVRLHQASRGPGWRLIEEPLDIAETLQSDIGDADVALIDCMTIWLSNILLQKGREAVNAYQDRLLKVLSRRRQAVIMVSNEVGTGIVPEYPLGREFRDLAGTLNQKLAALADKVIMSVAGIPIHIK; the protein is encoded by the coding sequence ATGGACCCATCGACTGACAAAGAAATCATTCTGGTTTTGGGCGGCGCTCGGAGCGGCAAAAGTTCCTGGGCCCTCAGGTATGCCGAAGAGACCTACGCATCCTGTCTCTTTGTGGCTACCGCCCAGGTGGAGGATGATGAAATGGCCGAACGGGTACGACTGCACCAGGCATCCCGCGGACCCGGATGGCGTCTGATCGAAGAACCTCTGGACATTGCGGAGACCTTGCAGTCCGACATCGGCGATGCGGACGTCGCGCTCATCGACTGTATGACCATCTGGCTCAGCAACATCCTTCTTCAGAAAGGGCGGGAGGCCGTGAATGCCTATCAAGATCGGCTGCTGAAGGTATTGTCCCGAAGAAGACAGGCGGTGATCATGGTATCCAATGAAGTTGGCACCGGTATTGTCCCGGAATATCCCTTAGGGAGAGAATTCCGGGATCTGGCCGGAACCCTCAACCAGAAACTGGCTGCACTGGCCGACAAAGTGATCATGAGCGTGGCCGGCATTCCCATACATATTAAATGA
- a CDS encoding M20 family metallo-hydrolase yields the protein MSDPESVFQHIDGSKDEIIQIQRELTARVALGPDNGGSGEHEKTDYIKGLLQDLNPDSVLEINAPDERARDGYRPNLIAKWEGRHKGPVVWVLSHSDIVPPGDLSLWNNDPYTVIVDGDRIVGRGVEDNQHGFVSSYLALKAVLDSGQNLERPVGLIVVADEETGSHFGLSYLLKHHKDFFTPQDLIVVPDSGNEEGTMIEVAEKSMLWLKFTVTGHQCHASTPQKGKNSLYGAAKMIVALGDLDNRFDLSDPLFSPPRSTFAPTRKEENVPNINTIPGKDIFYMDCRILPQYRVDHVISAAKKIVAPIAEQTGLQIDVETVHRQDAAPPTSAEAPVVIELAKAIEAVTGNQGRPMGIGGGTVAAFFREKDLPAAVWSTCPDTAHQPNEYCRISDIMTDAKVFASLYQGKYA from the coding sequence ATGTCCGATCCGGAAAGCGTCTTTCAGCATATCGACGGCAGTAAAGACGAGATCATACAAATTCAGCGGGAGCTGACGGCCCGCGTAGCACTGGGGCCGGACAACGGGGGTTCGGGCGAACACGAAAAGACCGATTACATAAAAGGTCTTCTCCAAGACTTGAATCCCGATTCAGTGCTGGAAATCAATGCCCCGGATGAGCGGGCCCGTGACGGGTATCGTCCCAATCTGATCGCCAAATGGGAAGGCCGGCACAAGGGTCCGGTCGTCTGGGTCCTGAGTCACTCGGATATTGTGCCGCCGGGCGACCTTTCTTTGTGGAACAACGATCCCTATACCGTTATCGTGGATGGAGACCGGATTGTGGGAAGGGGGGTCGAAGACAACCAGCACGGCTTTGTCAGCTCCTATCTGGCCCTCAAGGCGGTCCTCGATTCAGGTCAGAATCTGGAAAGGCCGGTGGGACTGATCGTTGTTGCCGATGAAGAGACCGGAAGCCATTTTGGGCTGAGCTATCTCCTGAAGCATCATAAGGATTTTTTCACTCCCCAAGATCTCATCGTGGTGCCCGACAGCGGCAATGAGGAGGGCACCATGATCGAGGTGGCGGAGAAGTCCATGCTCTGGCTGAAATTCACTGTCACAGGCCATCAGTGTCACGCGAGCACCCCCCAAAAGGGAAAAAACTCTCTTTATGGCGCTGCAAAAATGATTGTCGCGCTGGGGGATCTGGATAATCGATTCGATCTTTCAGACCCCCTTTTCAGCCCCCCGCGATCCACCTTTGCGCCCACCAGAAAGGAAGAGAACGTCCCCAACATCAATACCATCCCTGGAAAGGACATCTTCTATATGGATTGCAGGATCCTTCCGCAATACCGTGTGGACCATGTCATTTCCGCGGCAAAGAAAATCGTGGCGCCGATCGCAGAACAAACCGGGCTCCAGATCGATGTGGAGACGGTTCATCGTCAGGACGCTGCGCCGCCTACCTCTGCGGAGGCCCCGGTGGTAATTGAACTGGCGAAGGCCATCGAGGCGGTCACAGGCAATCAGGGAAGACCGATGGGGATCGGCGGCGGTACGGTGGCCGCCTTTTTTCGTGAAAAGGATCTTCCGGCTGCTGTCTGGTCAACCTGCCCCGATACAGCGCATCAGCCCAATGAATATTGCCGGATTTCGGATATCATGACGGATGCAAAGGTCTTTGCCTCTTTGTATCAGGGCAAATACGCATGA
- a CDS encoding VanZ family protein → MMKWTIQFIWVISILLVVCLSLTPRMEIPYHFSGADKLAHFAAYAWLAMLPFFGFAGRRTALTGALLMALLGIGLEFAQCYVPGREFSFFDILANSAGVTIGIVVTGYIKTRRLHFQDLT, encoded by the coding sequence ATGATGAAATGGACCATTCAGTTTATCTGGGTTATCTCTATTCTTCTGGTTGTCTGTCTCTCTTTGACGCCCCGCATGGAAATCCCTTATCACTTCAGCGGTGCAGACAAGTTGGCGCATTTTGCGGCCTATGCCTGGCTGGCGATGCTTCCTTTTTTCGGATTTGCAGGAAGGCGGACGGCCCTCACAGGGGCGCTCTTGATGGCACTTCTCGGCATTGGACTTGAATTCGCCCAATGTTACGTGCCCGGCAGAGAGTTTTCCTTCTTCGATATTCTTGCAAACAGCGCCGGCGTGACCATAGGCATTGTCGTTACCGGATATATAAAAACCAGGCGCCTGCATTTTCAGGACCTGACGTGA
- a CDS encoding 2-hydroxyacyl-CoA dehydratase family protein gives MTRREYLEEQKEKGRRLIGVFPAHYPKEILWAFNCVPAEIWDPPLEVSGANAHLQPYICSVVKLGLELILQGKGDLLDGFLFPHTCDSIQNMASIVYDYLGVDKPCYFFYHPKAPYRPSSRRYYLEQLKSLVSRLESDLGPMSKTELKRRVDEGYHLASLLREIYDERRHGMLSASNADFYRMIRQGEYLHPDDFIPVLEDFLKAYRGGDRRGPGVILSGILPNPPEILNLLDELGVRVADDDLLCCGRRIPLNSNMDQDPFEALADSYFSMPPCTTKDSPLEARIDYLMEKIAVSKARGVIFYLVKFCEPEWFDVPRMAEAVKKGGAAVLTMDVDLNQGLSGQLTTRIEAFVEMIGRR, from the coding sequence ATGACGCGAAGAGAATACCTCGAGGAACAAAAAGAAAAAGGCCGCCGTCTTATCGGCGTTTTCCCTGCACATTACCCGAAGGAGATCCTTTGGGCCTTTAATTGTGTGCCTGCGGAGATTTGGGATCCGCCGCTTGAGGTTTCCGGCGCCAATGCCCACCTTCAGCCGTATATCTGTTCCGTGGTCAAATTGGGACTGGAGCTGATCCTTCAGGGCAAGGGCGACCTATTGGACGGATTTCTGTTCCCTCACACCTGCGACTCTATCCAGAATATGGCATCCATTGTCTATGATTATCTGGGAGTGGATAAGCCCTGCTATTTTTTTTATCACCCAAAGGCCCCGTATCGGCCATCGTCCCGCCGCTATTATCTGGAACAGCTCAAGTCCCTGGTCTCCCGACTAGAAAGCGATCTAGGGCCCATGAGCAAAACCGAGCTGAAACGACGGGTGGATGAGGGGTATCATTTGGCGTCCCTTCTGAGAGAGATCTATGATGAAAGGCGTCATGGGATGCTTTCAGCCTCTAATGCCGATTTTTATCGCATGATCCGTCAGGGGGAGTATCTCCATCCCGATGATTTTATCCCCGTGTTGGAGGATTTTCTAAAGGCGTACAGGGGAGGAGACCGGAGGGGACCCGGTGTGATTCTGAGCGGTATTCTCCCCAATCCACCGGAGATCCTGAACCTTTTGGATGAACTGGGGGTAAGGGTGGCGGATGACGATCTCTTATGCTGCGGTAGGAGGATTCCGCTGAATTCAAACATGGATCAGGACCCCTTTGAAGCGCTTGCGGACAGCTATTTTAGCATGCCGCCTTGTACCACCAAGGACTCGCCGTTGGAGGCGCGGATAGATTACCTCATGGAAAAGATAGCGGTCAGCAAGGCCAGGGGGGTGATTTTTTATCTGGTAAAATTTTGCGAGCCCGAATGGTTTGATGTCCCCCGTATGGCAGAGGCCGTGAAGAAAGGCGGTGCAGCCGTGCTGACAATGGATGTGGACCTGAACCAGGGATTGAGCGGTCAATTGACCACACGGATTGAAGCGTTCGTGGAGATGATCGGCCGGCGATGA
- a CDS encoding 1-acyl-sn-glycerol-3-phosphate acyltransferase translates to MCRFVTGFIRIVLYPFYDIKIEGRERLPLKDAFILLPKHQRWQDIPIIALATPRSLYYIAKHELFTNRLAAWLLESLGGIPLNRKQPMKSRGSIKAMMAFLKGGEGVVLFPEGTYYENRMGPGKSGMLRLIISRMSFPLIPTGVHYKRMYLRTAVRVSFGTPIYPDNNIPPESVLNTVMQRIAVLSGLGP, encoded by the coding sequence ATGTGCCGATTTGTAACGGGGTTCATCAGGATCGTCCTGTATCCGTTCTACGACATTAAAATCGAAGGCCGGGAACGACTGCCTCTAAAAGATGCCTTTATCCTCCTCCCCAAGCACCAGCGGTGGCAGGATATCCCCATTATTGCCCTTGCCACGCCCCGATCCCTCTATTACATCGCCAAACATGAGTTGTTCACCAACCGGCTGGCTGCCTGGCTACTGGAATCCCTCGGGGGAATTCCCCTGAATCGGAAACAACCGATGAAGAGCAGAGGGTCCATAAAGGCCATGATGGCGTTTCTGAAAGGTGGTGAGGGGGTCGTGCTTTTTCCCGAGGGCACCTACTATGAAAACAGGATGGGTCCCGGCAAATCCGGAATGCTGCGGTTGATCATCTCACGGATGTCTTTCCCCCTGATTCCCACAGGGGTCCACTACAAAAGAATGTATTTGAGGACCGCAGTCCGGGTTTCTTTCGGCACCCCGATTTATCCGGACAACAACATCCCGCCCGAGTCGGTTCTCAATACGGTAATGCAGAGGATTGCCGTACTCTCGGGATTAGGCCCTTAG